Below is a window of Culturomica massiliensis DNA.
ACACATTCTCTAATACTATTGGCAGAGATGTAAATGCTATTCAGTCTATAATTGATAGCAAAAATAGCTATCTTGATCAGGAAGCCACATTGAAATATACATCTATACTAAGCAAACGTGGAACAACACTTGAAATCATTGGAGATTATTTCAACCGCCAATCAGATAGCAAATCCGATTATTTATATAGCGACAATACATATAGTGTTTCTGGAGATAAATCTTCATTGAATATGTACAAGTTTTCAATGGATTTAACAGATCCCCGCAGCCAGAAGTTGGTGTGGAAATATGGTGTCTCAGTGCAATATATATCATCAGATTATACCCCAATGATTAATACCATTGAAAACTCAAACCGTTTCCAAACAAGTCAAATAGCAACACGTACAAGTGGTTTGATTCCACTTGCATATGTTTCGGCAATGGGTCAGATTTGGAAGATAAGATATAGTGCGGGGCTAAATGTTCAATTGAATAAGATTCAGTATGAAACATTAGACAATAATTCAAAGTCTTCAGATATTCAGTGGGGAATAAACCCAATAGTTCAGTTGATGATGCCACTTGACAAGAAAGGCAACCATGCTTTAATGCTTAACTACAAACGTACCCTTGATGATATTCCCTATGCTGCAATTTCATCAACAATCCGTTGGAGTGATCCATATAACTACACAGTTGGCAATCCTAATTTGAAATCGCCTACAGCAGATATGGTTATTGCTGGTGTATCTTTGTTTCGTAATATCTTGAACCTAACAGCAGTTTATGCTCACTCGAAAGATGTCATTTATTGGGAGACTATGCAGAGCCCGACTGCATCAGATGTGTTTTATACAACACCTGTCAATCTACGAGCTGAAAATATGTATGGAGTTGGAGCTGAAATTAATTGGAGTCCCGTAAAGCCGTGGACTATGAAATTATCAGGTCGTCTTGAAATACATCCTGAAGATTTAACATTAGGTGGTATCTATTATGGAGAGACAAGACTTCGTCAATATTATGTGATGTATAATACTTTCAGCTTTAAGCATGGTTGGGGTGGAATGTTAAATCTCATGTTTGAACCAACTTACAAGACATACGACAGAACATATCATATGGTTTATAATGTAGGCGGTCAGATTTATAAGAATATGTACAAAGACAAATTGCAATTAACCCTTACCTTTAATGCTCTTGGAGACCGTCGCAAGTATGACCGATATACCAATGGCAGCAAGATAACTTATAATTATACTACACCAGTGCAGAATATAGGTTTATCACTTATATGGCGACTCTCAGGTGGCAAGAGTGTAAGTGTTAATACTGTAGAGAATGGTTCCCAGAATTACAAGGAGATTAAAGATATTAGGTAGTAGGTTATGTCTCGATTCCATTTCATAAAACAACATGATGCAATGCAGTGTGGTATTGCTTGCTTAGCGATGGTATGCCCTTATTATGGTAAGAATTATTCGTTGGATACACTGACTGAAATCTGTAATACTGCCAATGAAGGCGTTTCATTACTTGGCATTTCAGATATAGCTGAACGACTCGGAATGCATACGATTATTGGGTATTCATCCATAGCCCAATTAAGTAAAATCACATTGCCTTGTATCTTGTAGTGGAATCAGAACCATTTTATTGTACTTTATAAAATTAGGTGGAAGAGATATTATATGGCAGATCCCAAAGAAGGATTGATAAAGTATAATGAATCAGGGATTAAACGACATTGGATAAGTGTTAGTTATGATGATGAAGAAAAAGGAGTTGCAATGTTTTTGAAGCCCTCAAATTATTTTTTGTAATTTGACGAATGATTAGTAATCATGACAACTATTTATCGAAATTATTTTAGTAATTATAGTGTCCTATAGATATAAAAATCCCCCGGAAAAATGTATTTCCGGAGGATTTTAATAAGTTTTTATGTCTATATAAAAAACAGTATTTTTAAAATAATTAAAGGGACTGTCTAACAAGCTTGTAGACAGCCTCTTTTTTATTTGTGTCTTATTCGACGATGGTTACCCGGTTAAGCGGGTTGCTGTCAAACATATTGGCGACACCGCCTTTGGCTTCTACTTTCAGTTGATTCGGATTAACACCGTAATCTTTGGTCAGGATTTTGAATACATTCTCGGCGCGTTGACGGCTGAGTTGCATGTTGAATTCAGGTGTTCCGGTTGCTTTATCCGCATATCCGATAATGGTATAGACTTTGTTCGGATTTTGCTTGATCGTTTCTGCTACATATTTCAGGTTGACTTTATCCCGGGCCGTAATATTGGCACGATTGATGGTGAAGAAAATAGCTAACGGAGCCATTACTGTTTCTTTTTCAACTTTTACGTCTTGTTTCATGGCTCTGGTACGGTCGAGATCTTCCAGTAATTTCCGGTTGTGCGCCTGTTGTTCGGCTAACTGAGCACGTGTTGCTTCCAGTTGTTGTGTTGTAGCAGCCAGAGCTATGTCTTCTGCCATAACAACCGGTTGCATGCTGCGTTGGAAGTGACGTTCGTTGAATTTGTAGGTAAAACCTGCAGTTACGCTTAAGATACCGTTGGCTCTCTTACCTCCCGGCTCACCGGCAAATTTCTTTTCAAATACCGAACCGCGGATTTCTACGTTCAGGTCAAAAGCATCGGAAAGACGCATTTTGTTGATCAAACCTGCATTTGCCGTGAATACATTGTTACTGGCAGAGCGACAAGCATGCATGATACCGAATCCTAAATAAGGAACGGCTTCGTAAAAACGATCCGTACGATAGCCGCCGATCCAGTTAGAAAGGTTCAAAAGCACGTCTCCGTGAACATTGAACTGTTTCCAGTTTTGTTTGTACAAACCGTCTTTGTCGGGACTGCCTGTTACATACATGTTATTGGGATCATAGGTGAATCCTTTTAATGTAAAACCACTTACCTGGGCACGTAAGCCGATGGTAGGTACGAGCCATTTACCTATGGAAAAATCGAAAGACGGAGCAATACGTTTCCCGAATTTACCCTGGGAGTCATTTTGTCCGAAATAAACCTGACCTCCTGCACCGATGGATATAAACCAATTGTCCCAGAAACCATTGGTTACATAGCCACTCCAGGAAGTGTTCCTCTCCTGTACCACTATTTCAGTACTTTCCTGCGCGAATGACAACAATGGTACCCACGCGATTAATAACATTACTAGTTTCTTTTTCATCTTTTTTCGTTAGTTTAGTTTTCAGTTATAACGTTACGGTAATTTCAAGGGTTTCTTTCTTTAACTAATTTTTCTTTGTGATCTGTTTCCTGTTTTATTGTTTTAAATCCGTTGACTTATTTCCCTTTTTCGTAAATACCTTGAATTTAGTTCTTTAAATTTTTGAAATGTATGACTATTCTAAAGGTCTGTTCTTGTTGTAAAATGTCAAAGAACCCGAATTCAAAAGAGTTACGGGATTTTTTCAGATAAGTTTTAATAAATGACCCAATTTTTGATTTACGGTTATAAAAAATCGATAAATGATAACCGATATTGGTAATTCAGATGTTGATCTCTCCCTGAATAATTAAAAATTTAAAGTTTAGACCTGCTTTTTGCCGATAGTAATTCTTTTATATTTTGACTTGTTTCGGGCTGAAAACAATAAATAAAATTTGAAAACTTTTTTGGTTTTTAAAGTTTTCAGACTACCTTTGTGCGGTTCAAAAAATAAGGTATATGGATGCAGAACTGGAACAAAGGATTGTAAAGCGTGCTTCTGAACTTTTTCTGATGCACGGGATTAAATCGATAACGATGGATTTTATTGCGGGGGATATTGGAATTTCTAAACGTACATTGTATGAAGTTTTTAGGGATAAAGATGCCTTGCTGTTGAAAACTTTGGCATATCAGGAGGAGAAAAGCAGGGAAGAGCGGGATAAACTGGCGCTTACCTGTACGAATCCGTTTGAATTGGGATTGAAGGAATTTGCCCGGATATCGCAAGCGATACGGCGGGTAAACCGGAATTATATGCGTGATTTACAGAAATATCATCCGAAGGTACTTCCTTATCTGGAAGCTAACCGGAAATCGAATACGGAGGGGTTGATACGTTTGACGGAGGAGGGGATTCGGGAAGGGTATGTACGTCCGGAACTGAACGGTCGTTTGTTGGCATTGATTTTGCAAGCGCAATTCGAAATCCTGATGAATTTCGAAAAAATCGAAGAATACAACTTTTCGTTTTCGGAGGTGTTTGAAACAATTGTTATAAATTTTGCCAGGGGTATGGCGACTCAGAAAGGTTTGGAGCTGGTTGACAATTATTTGAGTAAGAAGAATGAATAAATGTTTGAAATAATTTAAAAATTATGCGTGGTAAATTAGTATTTGGGTTGATGTGTGCGGCTTGTATTGTGTCGTGTAAACAGCCGGAAGTGAAGGAAAGCGGTCCTCGTCCGGTAAAAGTGACGAAAGCACTTCCTTTGAATGTGGTGGAAAAATCTTTCAGTGGTGTCGTTTCTCCGGATCAGTTCAGTGATCTGGCTTTTAAGATGTCGGGACCGTTGATTGCCCTGAATGTCGAAGAAGGGCAGCGGGTGAAGAAAGGACAGGTTGTTGCCGTGTTGGATCCTTTGGACTTCCGTCTACAGTATGAAGCTAAAAAGTCTTCATATATGACGGCTAAATCTCAGATGGAGCGGTCGGAAAAACTGATTAAAAAGCAGGCGATCTCGCACCAGGATTATGAGTCGACACAGGCCAGCTATGCCAATGCGAAGGCGGCTTATGAAAATGCAAAGAACATATTGGACGAGACAAAACTGCTGGCACCTTTCGACGGTTTTATTCAGAAAAAATATGTGGAAAATTATCAGAAAGTGCAGGCAGGCCAGGGAATCGTATGTTTGATCAATCCGAATAAGTTATTGGTTAAATTCACATTGCCGGAAAATAATATGCAGTATTTGCTCGCTTCGCCCCAAATTGCCGTGGAATTCGAAAATTACCGCGGAAGATTCTTTAAGGCGAAAGTGAAAGAGTATATCGAAGCTTCTCCCGACGGTTCGGGAGTTCCCGTATCTCTCTATGTAGACGATCCGGATTTCAATCTGAATGATTACAAAGTCGCTACCGGTTTTTCTTGCCGTGTGGTGTTGAAAATATCCCGGGAGGGATATGCAAATTATGTGCAGGTGCCTTTGACATCCGTTTTTATGGATCCCCGGACGAAAGAGAAACGGGTGTTCGTATATAACGATGCGGCCGGTAAAGTGGAGCAGCGTGTAGTGAAGGAAGGCGGATTGGTGGATAAAGATATGATTATTATTACAGAAGGACTGAATCCGGATGAAAAAGTGGTGATTGCGGGGACGACCCGTTTGATAGACGGACAGCCGGTAAATGTGTTAACAGAATAAGAGCAGCATATGAATCTTCCAAAATATTCACTAGAGCATACGAAAGTAGTGTATTTTTTTCTGATTATCATGCTGATCGGAGGTACCATTTCGTTTTTTAAATTGCCTAAAAAAGAGGACGCACCTTTTGTTATCAAACAGGCGGTGCTGATCACCCAGTATCCGG
It encodes the following:
- a CDS encoding outer membrane beta-barrel protein, whose product is MKLSSDNFAPEKQSKISFIMKHYLLIVTLCICSMGQLMAQNISGKVVDEENNPLPYVSVILQSVQDSSYVGGVATNTEGLFALPAKANREYVLIVSYIGYQTINKICKAGDVGSIILKEDVMMLKEISVVASRTQHDANGYTVNLRSSGIVKGKQSSDALAFLPGVTNEDGNYKINGLPVSEIYIDGVKLSSANELKNLPADMIDKVSVKYLAGSNQNAAMTGGTVEISLKQPLKGGYYGALTGGLTFYPSYGFSNENLGGIMYYRHKNLSIYDNLSLNFNQPEETAEQIIWDQTSNLRTEIDEETRYKGHTINNRLSLTQQINEKNTIGGSYYISTNKLNTFSNTIGRDVNAIQSIIDSKNSYLDQEATLKYTSILSKRGTTLEIIGDYFNRQSDSKSDYLYSDNTYSVSGDKSSLNMYKFSMDLTDPRSQKLVWKYGVSVQYISSDYTPMINTIENSNRFQTSQIATRTSGLIPLAYVSAMGQIWKIRYSAGLNVQLNKIQYETLDNNSKSSDIQWGINPIVQLMMPLDKKGNHALMLNYKRTLDDIPYAAISSTIRWSDPYNYTVGNPNLKSPTADMVIAGVSLFRNILNLTAVYAHSKDVIYWETMQSPTASDVFYTTPVNLRAENMYGVGAEINWSPVKPWTMKLSGRLEIHPEDLTLGGIYYGETRLRQYYVMYNTFSFKHGWGGMLNLMFEPTYKTYDRTYHMVYNVGGQIYKNMYKDKLQLTLTFNALGDRRKYDRYTNGSKITYNYTTPVQNIGLSLIWRLSGGKSVSVNTVENGSQNYKEIKDIR
- a CDS encoding OmpA family protein, giving the protein MKKKLVMLLIAWVPLLSFAQESTEIVVQERNTSWSGYVTNGFWDNWFISIGAGGQVYFGQNDSQGKFGKRIAPSFDFSIGKWLVPTIGLRAQVSGFTLKGFTYDPNNMYVTGSPDKDGLYKQNWKQFNVHGDVLLNLSNWIGGYRTDRFYEAVPYLGFGIMHACRSASNNVFTANAGLINKMRLSDAFDLNVEIRGSVFEKKFAGEPGGKRANGILSVTAGFTYKFNERHFQRSMQPVVMAEDIALAATTQQLEATRAQLAEQQAHNRKLLEDLDRTRAMKQDVKVEKETVMAPLAIFFTINRANITARDKVNLKYVAETIKQNPNKVYTIIGYADKATGTPEFNMQLSRQRAENVFKILTKDYGVNPNQLKVEAKGGVANMFDSNPLNRVTIVE
- a CDS encoding TetR/AcrR family transcriptional regulator produces the protein MDAELEQRIVKRASELFLMHGIKSITMDFIAGDIGISKRTLYEVFRDKDALLLKTLAYQEEKSREERDKLALTCTNPFELGLKEFARISQAIRRVNRNYMRDLQKYHPKVLPYLEANRKSNTEGLIRLTEEGIREGYVRPELNGRLLALILQAQFEILMNFEKIEEYNFSFSEVFETIVINFARGMATQKGLELVDNYLSKKNE
- a CDS encoding efflux RND transporter periplasmic adaptor subunit; its protein translation is MRGKLVFGLMCAACIVSCKQPEVKESGPRPVKVTKALPLNVVEKSFSGVVSPDQFSDLAFKMSGPLIALNVEEGQRVKKGQVVAVLDPLDFRLQYEAKKSSYMTAKSQMERSEKLIKKQAISHQDYESTQASYANAKAAYENAKNILDETKLLAPFDGFIQKKYVENYQKVQAGQGIVCLINPNKLLVKFTLPENNMQYLLASPQIAVEFENYRGRFFKAKVKEYIEASPDGSGVPVSLYVDDPDFNLNDYKVATGFSCRVVLKISREGYANYVQVPLTSVFMDPRTKEKRVFVYNDAAGKVEQRVVKEGGLVDKDMIIITEGLNPDEKVVIAGTTRLIDGQPVNVLTE